The Pseudomonadota bacterium DNA window CGCCCAGGCGCAGATCCTCGCCCACCACCTGGCGCACGAAAGGCTGCACCCGCAAACCTAAAGCTTCAAGACTTTCTCCACCCGGTGGGGCAATGTTATAACTGCGATGCCAGAGATTATAAATCCCCGTTCCATACAATTCCTTGACCCGTTCCTTACTCAACCCCTGAAGAATACCATAATTTCTTTCCACCAGGCAAGGCTCGGGAATCAGCGGTGCCGCAGAACCCAGGGCCTTCAGGAAAAGTTCGGCGGTTTCCCGGGCCCGGGTCAGAGGCGAACAATAAGCCGCCGCAAATTCGAAACCGGCAAAGGATGCCGCCGCCGCCACCGCCGCCGAGCGCCCGGCATCAGTCAAAGGCACATCCACCGAACCGGCGAAACGATCATCCCGATTCCAGATTGATTCACCATGTCTCATTAAAACCAATACCGCCATTAACCCATCCTGCTTCCTGTAAATTATCCTTACCCCTGCCGTTTGCTCCGGCTTTTCGTCGTTAATCAGGCCGACGGGGTGTCGTTATTGAGCAATCATGAATCGCGCAAGTTGTTACGAGCCCAGCAAACAAAGCCGCTGAGAGATATCCCTGATTTAAAGTTTACCCTGAAGCTTCAGCTCCTCAGTAAAATCCTGCCATACCCTCTTGCTGTTCAGGGCTCCAACCGGACAGACCGCTGCGCAGGCCAGACAATCCTGGCAAGCGCTCGTTGCCGGATCGATATCACTGCCGAAAAAAGAGACCACCGTATCAATCCCCCGCTTAGCAAAATCCAGCTTATATCCTTTTTCCAGTTTTCCGCAGACATAAACACAGCGACCACAGAGCACACACTTTTTGGACTCATAGACCAGGTAAGGGTGTTCCGTGATAAGTTCTGGGTAATTGCGCTCTATATGCCGCAGGCGTTTGGTTCGTAGTGGTTGGTGCAGGAACTTGGCAATCCGCTGAAGCTCGCAGCTATGATTAGCCAGACAGAGATGACAACGCCCATCGTTGGTCGAGACCAGCAGGCGAAACGCGGTTTGCCGCAGTTGCAATAATGCCTCACTATCGGTACGGACCACCATCCCATCCTTGACCAGATAGCGACAGGAGGCAACGGGGAAATTTTCGCCCACCACCTCAACCAAACAGAGGCGACAGGAGGCCGGGGGGTCCTCCATCCCTTCGAGAAAGCAGAGGTGGGGAATATAGATATTATTTTCAAGACAAACCGAAAGCAGGTTGCGGCCTGCACAAGCTTCAATCTTTCGCTCGTCTACGGTTATAGTTACGGTTACCGGAATATCTTCAACGGCTTGCATCACTTTTCCTCTTTTTCTTCCTCGATCAAGGGCTTTACTCCCTGATCGGGAATCAGACTGGGCGGTGAAATTCGCCGTACCGCGTCATATTCCGGCGGGCAGGCATAAACACATTCGCCGCATTTGACACACTTTTCCTGATCAATCGCCTTTTTACGGTTACTGGTCGTAAAAATCGCCTCGGTCGGACAGCAGGCAACGCAGGCATCACAACCCCGGGCACAAGCTTCCAGATCGATATAGAAAGCGATCAGGCTCCGGCACATGCGCGCCGGGCAACGTCTTTCCGCAAAATGAGCCTCATATTCGCCCCGAAAAAAACGCAGGGTCGTCAGCACCGGATTAGGAGCCGTTTTACCCAGACTACAGAGCGAGCCTTTAACAATCATCTCGCTGAGTTCCTGCAGGGTCTGAAGATCTTCCGCAGACCCTACACCCTTTGTCAGATCCTCAAGAATATCGCGTAAATGACGGGTGCCAAGCCGACAAAAGGTACACTTACCACAGGATTCACCCTGAGTAAAATCCGTAAAATAACGCGCCAGTTCAACCATGCAGGTATCTTCGTTCATAACGACCAAGCCGCCCGACCCCATCATCGCCCCGGATTCCTTCAGGGAGTCGAAATCGATTTTGGTCTGCAGCAGGGACGCCGGCAGACAGCCGCCGGAAGGACCGCCGATCTGAACGGCTTTCAGGGTTTTGCCGTTTTTCACTCCGCCGCAAACATCCACCACCAGATGTTCGAGCGTAACCCCCATCGGCACCTCGACCAGCCCGGGATATTCGACCTCTCCGACCACGGAGAAAATTGCCGTCCCGGGGCTGCCCGGGGTCCCAATCGCCGTAAACCAGGAAGCGCCGTTACGGATGATAGAGGGCACGGTCGACAAGGTTTTGACATTGTTGATTATCGTCGGTTTCCCCTGAAACCCGGATACGGCCGGGTATGGCGGCCGCGGTTGGGGCATACCCCGGCGGCCGGCCAAAGACTCGATCAGAGCGGTTTCTTCTCCGCAGACAAAAGCTCCGGAACCTTGAAAAACCGAGACCTCCAGAGAAAAATCACTACCTAGGATTTTAGAACCCAGAAGGTTTTTCTGCCGCGCCTGAGCAATCGCCCGTTCAACAATTTCAACCGCCAGGGGATATTCGGTCCGAATATAAAGCAGCGCCCGCCCGGCGCCCACCGCCAGAGCCGCCAAAGCCAGCCCTTCGAGCACCTGATGCGGATTACTCTCCAGCAGGGTTCGATCCATGTAGGCCCCGGGATCACCCTCATCCCCATTGCAGATCACCAGTTTCTCGAAAACTTTGACATTGCGGGCAATTTCCCATTTCCGCCCGGCCGGAAAGCCGGCGCCCCCCCGACCCCGCAGATTGGCGGCCTTGATCTCTTCCAGAACCCGGACCCCGCCTTCTTCCAGCCCCTGGGCCAAAGCCGAATAGCCACCAACCGCGAGATAATGATCCACATCCTCAGGATCAATCAGGCCGCAGTGTTCCATAATTACCCGGTTTTCAAAAAGATAACGCGGATAATCCATCAGGGTCGGAAAATTATCATCCGCCTCCAGAGCCCCGAGCAAGTATTCATAACAGGGATCGCTGCCATCCTTAAGGAAGGAACGAACCAGAATTCCAGCTTCACCCACTCCGATTTTCTGATAGAGCAGCGGAGGAAATCCGGGATTCTGAATAATCACCAGAGGCTCGGCATAACAGTGTCCGAGACAACCGACTTTTCGAATAATCGCCTCGATTCCGTTGGCAACCAGAGCCTCGTTAAATCCGGCAATCGTGTCCATGGCTCCAGCAGCCCGGCCGCAGGTGGCGCAACCGACATAAATCACCGGCACCGAAGCGTTTTTAAGTTCCGCAAGTTTGGCAGCGGCCGCCGTGACCAGCTCGGCCAAAAAAGCTCTCGGACTATTATTCATTGGTGGATGCTGCGGTTTCATTTCTCTGCTGCTCCCGGGCTGCCATCTCTTTGCGAACCTCAATTTCAGTAATAATCCCCTCGACCTTGCTGGGAGTGACGTAAGCTTCAACCTTCTCGCCAATCACCACTGCCGGGGCCAGGGCGCAACAACCAATGCAGGCCACCCGTTCGAGGCTGTATTCGCGATCGGCGCTGGTTTCACCCTCCCTGATCTGCAGACGACGCTCAAAATTTTCCAGAATTATTTCGCCACCCTTGACATGACAGGCGGTTCCCAGACAAACCTTGATCGGATTACGACCGGGAGGATTAAAACGAAACTGGTTATAGAATGTGGCGACGCCATAGATTCTGGCGATGGTTACCTGAAGATGGTCTGCCACCAGTCGCAAAACAAGTTTCGGCAGATAACCGTGTTTTTTCTGAATTGACTGCAGGACCGGGATCAATTGAGAAGGTGTTCGGGAAAACTCCGGAAGTTCATCTGCAACCGCCTTCAGAACCGCCAGTTCCTCCTTGTCAAGCACCGCCATTTCTTCATCGCTCAAAGCACCCGAAAAATGGTCAAGCATCTTTTACTTCTCCTTGCCGTAGAGCCGGAACTAACTGGATTATCGATTTCCCAAAACTCTCCCCCAAAATGAACGGCTCCAACTTTTATCAAAAGATTTCAGGAACAGCGCCCTGAACTTGAGTTTGTCGCTGAAAATATTCGTAGAGTGACACGGCCGCGTGACGGTCGATAAACCGCCGACACAAGCGCGCCAGAGTCAAAATATTTCGTTTTACGCCGACCATGGTTTCCGCCACGGCTTTGGGCTGATCATAACTGATTACCGCCATGCTTCGGTAGATAAACAAGAAATCGTGCTCTGGACCGATCAGATTTTCCCTACCGGCCGCGACTTTCAGCAGATCCTCTCGAATCGGAGGACAGATGAAATTGAGACAAAGCGGGCCTTTGAGTTCTCCCAGCCCACAGCCATCGGCCGCAAAATAACGGCAGTGCGCCCCACTTAACCAGGCTCCATCGCGCTGCCGTCGATAACGATAAAAACCACCGGTTGCCGCCTCAAACTGAGCCAACCTGACCCGCCGCCGCTTCTGCAGTTCGGTTATTATTTCCGGAGCCAGCCGGGAACGTTCGCAAGGTTCCCCTTCAAGACGAAAGATATCCCCGGCACCACGATGACAACAACCTGGATAAACCCCTTCAACGATGTCGATGGTCTCCGCGTCTGCCTCCGGTAAACGAGCTGTGACCTTTTGACAATTGCGACAATACGCGCTGATAAATTCAGCAAAAAAAGGTTTCAGTGCGAGGCTCAGATCTCGATAGGCGACAAAACGCATGCCGCCTGCGGCTGCCGTTTTACAAGATTCCACGGTCATGCTATAATTCATATTTGCCGATACCTGCTAACCGACCAAAATCAGTTTGTCAAGATCTTTATCTCAGACCCGATCCGATTCTCAAGCTCACGGATCTACGTAAACCACTGTTTTCAGCAACCGATCACGCGAAGATAAAATTATTTCTTGCCCTTTACAGCAAGAACAATATATGATAGTCGCAATTATATATAATCCATTTAACGTAAGCTGGCAAGTCCGCCCTGTAAGAGACATTACATTATTGGAGTGAATTAGCTATGATCAATATCGAAAAGCACAATGAATACTACGAGAAGTACCTGACCGATCTGGCCGAGCACATGGACAAACCTCAGGAACAGACCGATCCTATCCATGTCGGAGAAAAAATCAAGCATATGCGCGAAACCCAGGGTCTTTCCCTAGCCGAGCTCGCCCAGAAAACGGGCTTCGACATCGCCATGTTGGAAAATATCGAACTGGAAAAAATCACCCCGCCGCTGGGCACCATGATCCGTCTTTCACGGGCTTTGAACACCGTCATGAGCAACCTTTTTTCCGACCGTGAAGTCCAGGAAAATTACAGCGTTCTGCGGGTCAGCGACCAGAAAAGCGCCCCGCTGCCTTCCGGCCGGGCCAGTTATCATAGCTATATCCCCCTGGCCGCCGACCTCAAGGGTCGCCATATGGACGCTTTCATCGTCAAGCTTAATCCGGAAAAGGCCAAAGATGTCGTGCCTTCGGTTCACGACGGCGAAGAATTTATCTACGTTATCGACGGAGAAGTGAAGGTCATCGTGGAAAACAAAGTGGAAATCCTGTCCTTGGGCGACGCCCTTTATCTTAAATCAACAACTCCGCATGTCGTTGTCACCA harbors:
- a CDS encoding NADH-quinone oxidoreductase subunit F, which gives rise to MNNSPRAFLAELVTAAAAKLAELKNASVPVIYVGCATCGRAAGAMDTIAGFNEALVANGIEAIIRKVGCLGHCYAEPLVIIQNPGFPPLLYQKIGVGEAGILVRSFLKDGSDPCYEYLLGALEADDNFPTLMDYPRYLFENRVIMEHCGLIDPEDVDHYLAVGGYSALAQGLEEGGVRVLEEIKAANLRGRGGAGFPAGRKWEIARNVKVFEKLVICNGDEGDPGAYMDRTLLESNPHQVLEGLALAALAVGAGRALLYIRTEYPLAVEIVERAIAQARQKNLLGSKILGSDFSLEVSVFQGSGAFVCGEETALIESLAGRRGMPQPRPPYPAVSGFQGKPTIINNVKTLSTVPSIIRNGASWFTAIGTPGSPGTAIFSVVGEVEYPGLVEVPMGVTLEHLVVDVCGGVKNGKTLKAVQIGGPSGGCLPASLLQTKIDFDSLKESGAMMGSGGLVVMNEDTCMVELARYFTDFTQGESCGKCTFCRLGTRHLRDILEDLTKGVGSAEDLQTLQELSEMIVKGSLCSLGKTAPNPVLTTLRFFRGEYEAHFAERRCPARMCRSLIAFYIDLEACARGCDACVACCPTEAIFTTSNRKKAIDQEKCVKCGECVYACPPEYDAVRRISPPSLIPDQGVKPLIEEEKEEK
- the nuoE gene encoding NADH-quinone oxidoreductase subunit NuoE; its protein translation is MAVLDKEELAVLKAVADELPEFSRTPSQLIPVLQSIQKKHGYLPKLVLRLVADHLQVTIARIYGVATFYNQFRFNPPGRNPIKVCLGTACHVKGGEIILENFERRLQIREGETSADREYSLERVACIGCCALAPAVVIGEKVEAYVTPSKVEGIITEIEVRKEMAAREQQRNETAASTNE
- a CDS encoding 2,3-bisphosphoglycerate-dependent phosphoglycerate mutase; its protein translation is MAVLVLMRHGESIWNRDDRFAGSVDVPLTDAGRSAAVAAAASFAGFEFAAAYCSPLTRARETAELFLKALGSAAPLIPEPCLVERNYGILQGLSKERVKELYGTGIYNLWHRSYNIAPPGGESLEALGLRVQPFVRQVVGEDLRLGGNVLLVAHGNVLRSLVMMIEKLDADKIEQVEVGTAQPLLYELDQDFALLSKKV
- a CDS encoding XRE family transcriptional regulator translates to MINIEKHNEYYEKYLTDLAEHMDKPQEQTDPIHVGEKIKHMRETQGLSLAELAQKTGFDIAMLENIELEKITPPLGTMIRLSRALNTVMSNLFSDREVQENYSVLRVSDQKSAPLPSGRASYHSYIPLAADLKGRHMDAFIVKLNPEKAKDVVPSVHDGEEFIYVIDGEVKVIVENKVEILSLGDALYLKSTTPHVVVTNTDEPALILAIMYCG